Proteins encoded within one genomic window of Triticum aestivum cultivar Chinese Spring chromosome 2D, IWGSC CS RefSeq v2.1, whole genome shotgun sequence:
- the LOC123055951 gene encoding disease resistance protein Pik-2-like: MEKELKIMHATLQNVVEVPRDELEEGIKIWAGKVSELSYKMEYIVDMFLVCVNDESSDPVSNSNKLKWLGDNMFGLFTKWKACHQIANTIKDIKNQVNYVAKQHNRYKVDHVVCANVAIATTTTPDPSLLALYNKVSDLVGMNEPRDELIKRLTDANDQMEIVSIAGFGGLGKTTLAKDVYDNLKPRYLIVIDDIWNLQSWSEIKLALIQNSCAMMMFARTTSVFPPRGEDDVAQQR, encoded by the exons ATGGAGAAAGAGTTGAAGATCATGCATGCTACCCTTCAGAATGTGGTGGAGGTGCCACGAGACGAGCTTGAGGAGGGCATCAAAATTTGGGCAGGGAAGGTCAGCGAGTTGTCGTACAAGATGGAATACATCGTCGACATGTTCCTGGTGTGTGTCAATGATGAGAGCTCTGATCCCGTATCCAACTCCAACAAGCTCAAATGGCTTGGCGATAATATGTTCGGTTTGTTCACCAAGTGGAAGGCTTGTCATCAGATTGCCAACACGATAAAGGACATCAAGAACCAAGTCAATTATGTCGCCAAACAACATAACAGGTACAAGGTAGATCATGTTGTATGTGCTAATGTAGCTattgcaacaacaacaactccCGATCCTAGTCTACTGGCTCTATACAACAAGGTATCTGATCTTGTTGGCATGAATGAGCCAAGGGACGAGTTAATCAAGAGGTTGACTGATGCCAACGATCAAATGGAGATAGTCTCTATTGCTGGATTTGGAGGCTTGGGTAAGACAACTCTGGCTAAAGATGTATACGACAACCTCAAGCCACG GTACCTTATTGTTATTGATGACATATGGAATCTACAATCATGGAGTGAAATCAAACTTGCTTTGATTCAGAATAGTTGTGCTATGATGATgtttgctaggactacgtcggtatttcccccaagaggagaggatgatgtagcacaacaacggtag